The Mangifera indica cultivar Alphonso chromosome 19, CATAS_Mindica_2.1, whole genome shotgun sequence nucleotide sequence GATGAAATCCTAAACTCTCatctctaattttcaaaaatttaaacactatctataatttaaaaaactaataatttcttctcaaaattaaggttaagggtaaaatcgtcatttaataataatatttaaagtttatatcattttattcatttaatttgaaaaactaataatttatgctaaaattaagttttgtaATGTGATATTTCCCCCtaatctagggttttcaatttcattGACGAATTTCTGGCCAATGATAgttgatctctctctctcccggTGTCATTTCTGCCTCTAGTGTACAATATCAGACCAATAAAATCTGGATTTAATAGAATCTAAGCAAAATCTAAATGAAGAGTCGAAACtctttatttgaatctttatcatCTAGATGAAGTTGGTTTTGTCTGAACAATGACGATGACGATCCAGACAAGACCAATTTTGTTTGGCTTCATCattattaaacaaacaaaagcaTTCAGACTCATAAACTGTTGTCTGAACGTCAGGGCTTTGAAAAGATTTAAGCAACTATAACGTTTATTTTAAGATTCATATTACAAAGGGACAGAAATAATTGATTTCCACTTCAATCAGAATTTAGAGGACTAATATCTTATCCGCGTTCGAAGCGGTGATTTTGACTTGCGATGTGGATGAGTACAGGAGCATGGGCCATGGCCTTTTCTAGGTTTTTGTGTTTCAtctttgatgatataataaatctAGGGTTGGACTCAAATCGAACCtattagaatttaaattcaGTTCAAATAAGTCTAAAATAAGTTCTAATCGAGCTCGaattattcatcaaattttttaattaaaaaatttgatataaaacgatatcgttttgattaatattagttaaaacgacgtcgttttaactaatatgtattaaaacgacgtcgttttaataacgaaaaataagTCAAACTGAGTTCAAGTTTGGCTTTCActagctcgaactcgagctcaattatatgtaaatcaagcggctcaaatccaaccctaaataaATCTAtatggataaataaataatatgtttaatattatatataaataataatatattatgatatgattaaatattattttatctctaatttaaatatatcgAAAAAATTTTGctatataacaaaaacataaagaaGTTCATTCTCACTTTTCTCAACGTAAAATAtgcaaattatgaaaaaaaaataatcttgtTCTATCTCTAATTGTCAAGATTATATTAGTATATAAGTGTGAAAATCgaaaactcatattatataaaattaattgacttatgttaaagttcaatctttcatacttatatatcacttattgtatttattagatgtgagatttTAGTCTTTAACACTCTCTCTCAAATGTAACCGTCATAGATTGTTAGGCTAACCATTTGGTTGAGTCTTTTTTGAATGAATATATTATCACTTATATCTAATAACACTTTAAACTGTTAGATCTATCGTTTAGCTCGTGTTCTAAAACTATATCgaaaatatattaggtttataagtataaaattcaaaaactaatattacacaaaatcaactaactTATATCGAATCTTTTCaatgcaaaagaaagaaagccCGATGCTTGTTTTATCTACACTCTAAATcctcaatataaaaaaatttgttgtttgaatACGAACAATCTCgtaagtattgttttatctgtAATGGTCCGCGGCAACATTATCAAAAATACAACAGAAACACAAGGTAAGaatccaagtttttcttcttacACAAAGCCTTATGCTTGTTTGTTATGTCTTACTTTAAGATTGTTTTTGCTTTCGATCGAAATCCAGGAAGAGAAAGtgacaaaagaaaaactttCTTTTGGTGTAAGCCACAACCACCACAAATTAATGTCATAAACAGAGACAATACACGAGAAATGTccaaaacacacacacaaaagtAGATGCGATACTATATGCAGGAAGAATATGTTTGGTCGTTTGGACCAAAATCCCTCTTTTCTTCTATAACTTTTTGTCTCTTTTCTATCTGTTGAATCCCTCgtcacctttttttttcttttgtctctCCGTTAAAACTGCTTTTTCGTTTCTTCTACTCTAAGGCTTCCAAAGGAAGTCtgttaatgtaaaaaaaaattcattttttttcttttttatttgcatGGTTCTCATAACGTGGGTGTGACCACTCAATAAATCTTACCATCAGGCCCAAGCAGAGGAATCCATCATTCTCGTAACTCATCTGCATATTAGGAGCTTTACCATATCCAGGGTCAACCATGAATGAATCAAAGTTTCTTGCTATTGCCTTGGTGCTTGCTTAAACCCATGTCTAAGCTCTTCGTCAGCTTAGACATTAGGTGCTCTTTATTGTCCGCACTAAACACTTTAAGCTGCTCcataaaaattttttcttctaaatcacCATGAATTAATTAACAACTAGTTGTTCAATCTCCAAGTTTAGATTGGTTGTCAAACCAAGAACAGCCTTAAAcacaagaaaatatatcttttaaaaatggccaaaggactatttcccacccaaggtatgctacattctcaagtttctcccctttaactttgataatatcaaatacccacctatgagtagttaaaattaacggaactctaaccctttaaaattttatctctttttgccccctaatatcaaataaaacCCTAGAGTAAAACTgaactctaattttttaaaacttaggctagggaaaccctaaacttttaaataaagatttcaaaacaaaaccctagagtgaaactgtcattttttaaaacttaggctgagggaaacttttagtttttaaagtttaggggggtaaaaaaaGATTGTactatagtttatttttaatattctagagaaaatgatgattttacctttattatcgttaattttaactattcatagataggtatttgatattatcaaagttaaaagggggaaacttgagaatgcagcACACCTTGGGTGGGACGTAGCCCTTTGGCCTTCAAAAATCAATCCCCTATTTCTAACCACAGCCCTTTACAACTAATTTTGTCTTTTACCATGGCTATGAGCTATTTTCTTTAGTCTTCAGCCTGTATACCCATTTGTTTTTTAGTTCCCTTCTTTGTTTTGGCAGCTTCACATGCTCAGAAGTATGATTACCGTGCAAAGACTTCATTTCTTCTTGCACAACTTCTAAACATTTAGCCTTGTGTTCACTTGATATTGCCTCATCATAGCTCTCcgtaacacacacacacaaaggtAAATGCAAGAGTGTACACAAGAGGAAGAAAACTTTCGGTTGTTTCAACCAAAATCttcattctctctcttttctatCTAGTTGCttctccttctttctttctttcttttttttttttttcccctctcgGCTAAAACTATTTCCATCTCTTCTACTCCTTCCAAAGGAAGTCTTTCAATATAAAAGGTTTCTTAACTTTCCTTCTTTTTACTTGCATGATTCTCATTACATGGGTGGGAGCACCAGACATGAAGTTTAGGTTGAAGGGTTGTGTATGAGCCATAAATCTTACAGGTTAATCCTTCCgatatattaatatacaaattctTTCAAGTTGGCAGGCTGCTCTTGAAAATAATAAGCGATGTGATTAGCTAATAAAAGCGTAGCTACGTGGATATTGGTTCAGTCCAAATGTCCATTACTATTTATTCTAACCTTGAATGTACATAATGCCACGAATGTTCCTGTTTATTGGCAAAATTTGCTTGCACCACTTCAACTTTAAAACAGATAGAAACAAAGTCTAGTTTCGGAATTATAATTTAACCATCAACACGTGTCACTATCCCACTTGAAAAGAGACGTCGCCTTAGCCTGATCGATCTCTGATTCGATAATTACATTAAACCCTGAGTTCCATTTAGCCTTCCTTAATTGTTCactttattatttacaaattgtTCCCCAAATATTATGTCAAAATTTCTTTGCATAATGATTCCTCAAGCTCACAGCAGCAAGTTGTTCTTCTCTTCGGTGacttgtaaataataaatatcttgACCTATAATATTGATCCTCAATAATATAACACAGCGTACACgttgaatttgttttattattggACCAATAACATCAAGACAACAATGTTTTAAATACAATTAGATATGTTTTAgctataaacaaaaattaagttattcCATAGTGCAGTAAAAATTAGAGTTggacaatttttaatatgatttattaactTGATTCAATAGGACATGTAAAAaatcatgttaggatgaattttttttttttaacagaaaatttagtttaagtCAAACATATACAACTCAAAACTAAATCGGGTCATGTTTTAATTGACACAAAATTATCTCATACTATCATAAACTGAAGTGAACGTTTGGATAAATGTAATTGTAGTAGTTTTGTTTAAGAGCTGAATGAAGAAATGATAAAGAACAAATAGTATTagtaacttaaatttttatatattatatattatatatagttgtatctaaaTGTGGttgtatttaaattattcttgatttttatttaaaaattttattttatttttggattgtGAAATTGGggtaatttgaaaaagaaattgaaattttataaacactTAAAAAGAGTAGAAATAGTGAATGATTTCGGGTTAATTCGAATTGTATCAAGTCAATCcaaatgtaatttaaatttaattagggTATGATAATTTGGCTTGGGAAAGGATTCAAGTTCTCTAAttagaaatctaaaataatataatatgaatatgatcCAATGACAAAATCTTTCGGGTCTACTAAAAATAGCATAAATAGCATTAGatagaaaatagataaaaattagtGATTAAGTATTAGATTTGTGACCTTATTTTTTCAACTCAACGTGTGCGCTCAACTCAAAGTTAGCGGTTGGGCTTAAGCCTATGGCGTGGGCTGACCTGTACACAGATGGCTCATAATTGGTCACAATTCCGCGGCCAACTCGGCACAAAATAGAACAAACTCTGACTGGGAATAGGGAGACGTGGAGGCGGGACTACCAAACCACCTATTCTCAATTTGAAGAAGGATGGAAAGAGccataaaataaaagttaaaaaaagacTAACTTCGAAGAATCCCTTATCCAATAGCAAGATTTCTTCTATGCACGCGTTTAAAGAGACCTTTCGCACGTGCTCACTTCAACTAGGATTTGGTATGGTCAAAACATGCACGTGTCAGCCCAGCCCTCTCGGTCCTGGTCCAGGTGTTATATTCTCTCGCTCAACTTCTGCCTCACTCTCCACATCACCACCCCAATTCGCTCACTTTCGGATCCCAATATCAGTAGTTGATTACAAACGCTAAGATTTTGATGCAGTGAAAGCAAGTTGTTACAATAGCGGCAATGGAGAAGGAAAAACCAGTGAATTTCACTTACATGGGGAGAAGCTTTGGAGATATGAAAGATGATTCGTCAGCTTTTAGTGAATGCAATAGCGACGGATCGGGGGAGTTTCCAACGGCTTCGTCCGAAAGCCGGAGACTGTTATTGGCGTGCGTTTCGGAGAATTCAGATGATCTTCTTCGGCAGCTGGTTGCGGATCTTGAATCCTGTTCGATTGACGAGCAAAAGCAAGCCGCCATGGAAATTAGACTAATGGCTAAGAACAAGCCAGAGAATCGTATAAAAATCGCAAAAGCCGGAGCGATTAAGCCTTTAATTTCACTAATCTCATCTTCTGATCTTCAGCTTCAAGAGTACGGAGTTACAGCCATATTGAATCTCTCTTTATGCGACGAGAACAAAGAATTGATAGCTTTATCAGGAGCGATAAAGCCACTTGCAAGAGCTCTTAAAACAGGCACATCAACAACTAAAGAAAACGCTGCTTGTGCTCTGCTTCGTTTATCTCAAGTTGAAGAGAACAAAATCGCAATCGGACGATCAGGAGCGATTCCATATCTAGTTAATCTTCTCGAAAACGGAGGTTTTCGCGGGAAAAAGGACGCATCCACGGCTTTATATTCTCTCTGCTCGGTCAAGGAAAACAAAATCAGGGCCGTCAAGGCGGGGATCATGAAACCGCTGGTGGAATTAATGGCTGATTTCGAGTCAAACATGGTCGACAAGTCAGCGTACGTTATGAGCCTGCTAATACCCTTAACGGAAGCAAAATCGTCGTTGGTTGAGGAAGGTGGGATTCCGGTTTTGGTGGAGATCATAGAAGTGGGATCACAGAGACAGAAGGAGATCGCGGTGGCAATATTATTACAGCTTTGTGAAGAAAGTGTGGTGTACCGTACTATGGTGGCCCGCGAAGGAGCGATTCCTCCCTTGGTCGCTCAGTCTCAGTCCAGCACAGATCGCGCCAATCAAAAGGTAACAATTCCGGTTctgtaaaaaatttaaaaaaaaaaaatctctctgGTCTGGTCGGGGTCTCATGGTAGGGCATTTCGAAATTATTCCCCTTAGTTACGGCTTTTTCTGTTGGTTGATGAAAAGAGAACTGTGCTTTGCCACGTCAGCTTAACTTAGCTACCTTTaacatttttccaaaataaCATCCCTGAAATTTTGGATTGCAGGGATAAAAAGGTCATTTCCTTGATAGAGTTATTCATATGGCACATAACTTTACACATTTTGATTCTGACACGGTTTTTTCTTATGTATTATTGTGTCTGATGTTGTGTCGTTTTGTTTGTCATGATATGTGGACAGGCGGAGACACTGATAGAGCTTCTACGGCAACCGAGATCCGGCGACGTCGCTGCAACAGCGTCAGATGTGTCAGTGTAAAGCGTGCGCCTCCACATGTCCATGTActgaaaaaaacatttaaacgATTACATAGTTTTGAAAAAGAATTGTAGATATTTTGTGTAATGGAGCTTGTAGAATTTGTGCTAATGGTCTGAATTTGGTTGgcgtttttaaatttaaaaaaaaaaaaaattttatggcCACTCAAcacttttttattcatttgatgGAGATGTTTTAACTTCAgtatcataatttataatattttatagtattttttttactgaataataatattattggtgGGAAGAAAGCATACAGAAAAGTACGAAATACTTGCCACGGAATGAAGGAGAGGAATATGGAAGTGGTCTAGAAGAATCGGTCGTATCCCGTTTCTTTCGTAGAAGAATTTCATGTGCAATCCCATGTGGACCTCGTGCATCAGAATGACAGGACCTTTGAGATTTAAATCTGGAGAGCGCAGAAGAAGCCGTAACAAACTTTTGTTCAAATATTAGCCGttgatttttaaactttttctcCGGTTGAAACAATGTGTTTTTGCCACGTGGCGAACTTTAGTTAACTAGAACAGTTAGTCGTTTGTCACATCAGCTTTTATCCTGATCTGGGTCCCAGCCTTGACGCCTGAATGGCTGGATGGTTCAGTCTCTGTTGCTTTGTTTCATATTTGATAGCATGGATTATCTAACGGAACTTTATTCACGGTCAGGCTCtgtgaaattaatttttaatacttgataaaatattaaaatatctgatatataaatgttttattttaaattgggcAAAATATTTGTCCCACCCAAcgtataatataaattttctaatttttaaaattttaaatatttatttacaaaaatttttttatcaaaaataacaattaaaattaataataaaatcatcattcaattaaaaaaattaaaaaactaaatttttataacattttttttcacaattttaaaatctaataatttttctttcaaaatttatttcggAATTtgaaatctcataatttttcttctaattttttctcttaaggGGATTCACTCTTCTCGTCCATCGACTgaccttctttttttcttctcccatATCAGTTGACTCTCTTTACTCTCATTTTACCTGCGTCGAAGACAAAGATGATCATCTTCATCTAAGTAGAGGACAGTCTCTGTCTCCAACGAAAAATGAAATAAGGCCAACCGACCTAGGGAGAAAAAGAAGGGAAGATCGATAGATGGCCAAAAAGAAATCGTCATTGAGAAAGAAAAACCCTAAAGAaaaaatagtcactttttaaactttgaagatttttttttcaatgaggGATTGTGAGATTTTTGAATTGAGGGGGGAAATTgtgataaatgtttaattttttaaattttttattaaataataattttatctttaactctaactgaaatttttgacaaaaaattattcataaatggatatttgaattttttaaagtttgaggaTAAGACTTTGGGATTTCACTATCCCTTGAGtaagaacaagtcttttggccttttaaatatattatttaattcaattttgtcATTATTTCTTGCCTCATAAAATGGCTTCTtaactctttttaattttatttttgtcacgCACATAGTAGATATAATAAAACAGTCTCTACCAAATGAACGGCTCTATGCGTCCAACCAGTGAACCTTCTTGTCTAGATTTATTTATAAGGATACAATGTTGAAGTTGGACAACAaagattttatgttaatttgtgATGTTGACATTCAAATGTTCAACTCCCAATTGAGTAATTTTTGCACCAACTCCTTGGTTAGTATAAGTTTTTTATGCCAACTTCCGAGATTTTACGATATTAGTGTAAAATTTCGTGCCAAATCTTCCACTAGTATAATCTTCTGATGATTGATGATCTTCTTCCCTTTCTCTGCCGTCTTCCTCTCCCCCTTCACCCACTTTTACAAATGTATGATATTGTAAGTAGTGTAGACTCTTGAGGGTGGCTAGTTGGTCTGTTGCATCAACCCTTGGATGCGATGTTGACCCGATCGGGCTGCGTCACATGTGGACCGTTATAACCCAACTCAATCACTCGGAATGTCTGGGGGTCAAGACACGGCTAAGGCCTGTGATGATGTTCGTTGCGTTCACACGGCATAGCTGTTTAGGATTCCAACGAATTGAGGATTAAGAAACAAAAAGCCACCGGAATTGACCAACCTACTCAAAGATTTTCATTAAAACGTCAAACTTGGCTTCTAAATTAGCCGTACAATCATGCACCTTTTTGTTAACCCCATTAATAATGCGCACACAGGGGTGGCGGCTACAAAAATCTAAAGTGGGCAGCCGGGAGCTCTTTGATAAGTGACTCAAATTCCATTGAtttcaaaccttaaaaaaaattagtctgGGTAGGcccataaattaaattattatggaTGTCCAGTTAGTATTCTTTGGGTCCAATGTCAACCATGTGTTGTACGTTTTCGCTAAACATCAACCCAACTCATTTATCACAGGGGCAAAACACTTTCTACCTGGGCCGAGACCTTACCCAAACTAACACAAAGATGCATTTGGGTTGAGTTAAAGATGAATGATtgaacattaaaatattattttaattaaaaacttttatttatattatttcaaaatcaaaggTGTGGAGATCTGAGAAAAACTGTAGTAAATCAAAGGTAAGAGCGACTGAAAAAGAAACAACACGGGGAAAactgtaataaataaaaagttgggGGCTAAATGAGAGTTTGAGAATGTTTGAATGCTCATGTAGGTGGTGACAAGGTGCATTGTTAGATATTCAAAGGGGTTGTTGAGGTCTATACAATATGGGTTTGGTAGCCAAAACCCTTACAACGTGATGTAATTCCAATCAAATTCGTATTGGACAAGTATAAACCAATTAAAATGAGTTAGACTTGTCTTATATACATTAAAAGATAtaggtaaaataaatatttgttttgttatcTTTTACCTTAGTTTGAGCCCAATAGAGGTCTGTTACTGACTTTGCACTTGAATTCACATTACAACGTTTTTCTTAACTCAATTAGACATAACAACTAAATGAAACATAAGTTACTAACGCTAACTAATCTGATAAGATAAACTATTGAAAAATGTTAGTTAAAGGTGGTGGGCTGTAAATGATGATAGTATGGGTGGTagaatagttattttaatttacaataagatgtatttttgtcttaaattttatattaatagtatcaaatcattatttatattatttaccttataataatataataattttttattacaacctaatattgatattattaataataaaaaataattgataacattataatttaatattgttaatatgtgaaactaaatttattaaatagaagtaaaattctaaaaaaaactaaaattaatttaatatatctaaaatataagaaaattatgataataaaatatgttatctATCACATAgctaatcaatataaaattatactccGACCAATATCGGGGTGCTCTTATTTCCCCTCTCTTTTCTatcctaaaaaagaaaaagttaaaagcTACTATCtataatgtttgataaaaataacGACAATTCGCTTTTGTGCATCAATAAAAAGAGACGATTAACAAAGACGGTCACTAGAGAAAAAGATAGTGGtcaaagataaaagaattaaaaaaccTTAGAATAAATGAAGAGagtgtcactttttaaaactaaaaaaattgagataaagtaaacttatcaaattttaaaacatggaGAAAAATAGGATAATGTTTTTATTCTTACCATTAACAGAGAACTTTAATAGATGTTAGatgatatatgaatatttaaattttaaaaaaattgaggaGGGGACTCTGGcaatgcatcaaaccttgggtgggacaaatTCTTTTGGcctcttgaaaaaaaaaagaaaagttagaaATTACACATTGTTTTCGGAAGAAGAATTTGCCggtaaaataaaatctaattagCCATATTTTTGCATCGATCAAACTGGGCCTTCTGTCCAACTTAATCTGTACCCTGGCGGTGCCTACACACCTGAGGGATCAGCCTTCAGTTTTTATTTGACCAGAACTAAAACTTGCAATAATGAAGTAATTCACATCATAATTGCTATTACCCAACCCAGCTGCATGTTAGCATATAAAATTGCACAACCATCACAATCATCCAGCACTTGTATTTCAACAGTTGCTTTATGAGGAATCAAGCCTGCTGGGCAGACTTTATTCCTGTAAACCTATCAGTCCACTATTTAAGCTAGAATTTTAGAATTTACCTGCTAGTCAACAGGCATCTTTAACAGTATAAGTTAATTCCTGCTCAAGTTTACCCAAAAGCAAGATGCCCCTAACTTCCCTCTTTTACTACAATTCTCCAGGAAAGTTTTTCCCACAACCTTCAAATTATAACCTATGCTGGACGCTAATAAATAATAGTAACTTTGAGACCCTTAAATGAAtctcatattaataaaacataaaaataatattagatatatGTATGCGTGTGCATTCAAAATACGTTTTAAGTTACAAAATCTAGAAACAAATTATCAAGGCCTTTTTATGTTACAAAacctttaataaataaataatattttgacagtAAACTAAATCATTAAgctaatgatattatattaataagatGTGTTTTTTCTGCcgcaaatttttaaaaaattattagaatacaCGCAAAAATCTATATGTATACGACGATATTTTCTTATAGCGAAGAGATTCACAAAACTAGAAAACAGGGTAACCAAGTACTGAAAAAAACAAACCATATCACGTGCTGAACACGTGAGTATTCTTAACCTCTGATAAAAGATCATATAATCCCAAATCCATGGACTAGTGTCCACAAATTCTTTTGAAGTGTCAACACCTTCAGCTTCAACCTTACTGCAATTTTTCTCCAGACCCCACTTAGCGAATTAGGCCCTGACACCACAcatctaaaatcaaaataaaacacaaatgtGGTTGATTTTCTTTACCGATTACAGACAGGTATGTCTTGGTTCTTTCTAAGTCATCAACAATTCACAATATTAACCTAATTTCTTGATAGTGCTTGCCGGATAACTGGACCCAGCATGGCAGGGGCACTCAAGTGTGGCAAATGACCTTCAGTCTTCAAAATCTTCACGGTGGTACGCCCGCCGAGATGTTTCCGTAGATATTCGGTCACTGATATGGGGACTGAAACATCCTTGGCCGTCTGAATTATGCAACATGGCACCTTCACCAGGCCGAGGAATCCTCTAAGATCACTGTTAAAGACTGTCCTGGAGACAAATAACGATATGTCTGGCCTCATATTGAATAGGGTCCGGCTAAATTCTCTGACGGCTGCCGGAACGTCGGCCCCTACTGCTAGCGGAGCAAACCCAAAAACCCAAGCCTCATAATTGGCCTCCATTGCTGAAAACACTTCCTCAATTTCACCTTCCTCAAATCCCCCTTGATAATCGTGgtcattcaaaaatctgaatgcataaaatttaaaatttgatcctGATTTTGTGAAGGAAAAGAAACCCAAGTCTAACTAGATTGAAAATTTACCTTGGAGAAGCACCGATAAGAATGAGCTTGGTGAAGAGCTCAGGGCGGCGAATGGAAGCTAAGATTCCGATCATAGCGGATAGAGAGTGACCAACATAGGCGCACCGATCAACGTTAAGGGCGTCAAGAATGTTGAGCAAGTCATCAACATAAGCATCAAGAGTTGTGTACCTATTGAAGTCGAAGTAATCAGGATTTACACTGCCGGCACAAACAAGGTCATAGAGAATTACACGATAACGGGTAAAATGTGGAAGAATGCGATGCCAGGCGGATTGGTCAGTGCCCAAACCATGGGCA carries:
- the LOC123203031 gene encoding strigolactone esterase D14-like, with translation MGNILLEALHVRVIGSGEKFVVLAHGLGTDQSAWHRILPHFTRYRVILYDLVCAGSVNPDYFDFNRYTTLDAYVDDLLNILDALNVDRCAYVGHSLSAMIGILASIRRPELFTKLILIGASPRFLNDHDYQGGFEEGEIEEVFSAMEANYEAWVFGFAPLAVGADVPAAVREFSRTLFNMRPDISLFVSRTVFNSDLRGFLGLVKVPCCIIQTAKDVSVPISVTEYLRKHLGGRTTVKILKTEGHLPHLSAPAMLGPVIRQALSRN
- the LOC123203699 gene encoding U-box domain-containing protein 4-like → MEKEKPVNFTYMGRSFGDMKDDSSAFSECNSDGSGEFPTASSESRRLLLACVSENSDDLLRQLVADLESCSIDEQKQAAMEIRLMAKNKPENRIKIAKAGAIKPLISLISSSDLQLQEYGVTAILNLSLCDENKELIALSGAIKPLARALKTGTSTTKENAACALLRLSQVEENKIAIGRSGAIPYLVNLLENGGFRGKKDASTALYSLCSVKENKIRAVKAGIMKPLVELMADFESNMVDKSAYVMSLLIPLTEAKSSLVEEGGIPVLVEIIEVGSQRQKEIAVAILLQLCEESVVYRTMVAREGAIPPLVAQSQSSTDRANQKAETLIELLRQPRSGDVAATASDVSV